ACAGCGCCTGGTGGCCCAGACAGACGCCCAGAATCGGGTAGTCGGTTTCCGCGAACAGCGGGATCGAGATCCCGGCCTCCTGCGGGGTTCCTGGACCAGGCGAGACGACGATTCCCGTGGGATCGAGGTCGCGAACGCCTGTGAGGTCGATCTCGTCGTTGCGCCGGACGATCACCTCGTCCGCGACTTCGCCGACGTACTGGACGAGGTTGTACGCGAACGAGTCGTAGTTGTCGACGACGAGAATTCGGGCGTCGGCGGTCGGGGCGTCAGTCATTCGACTCACCTCCCGCGTTCGGTCCCGTCTCGTCGGCGTCGACGCCGTCCTCCGCCGACTCGAGGCCCATTTCGGCCCGCTCGCCCAGCGCCTCGTCGACGGCGGCCAGCAGCGCGCGGGCCTTGGCGAGCGTCTCGTCGTACTCGCTGTCGGGATCCGAATCGTGGACGATGCCCGCGCCCACCCGGAGGTGGTACTCGTCGGCCTGGCGGACCAGCGTCCGGATGACAATGTTCAGCGTCGCCCGACCGTCGAAGCCGAAGATGCCGACGCTGCCCGTGTAGGGGCCGCGCCTAGTCGCCTCGAGTTCGTCGATGAGCTCCATCGTGCGGGGTTTCGGCGCGCCGGTGATCGTGCCGCCGGGGAAGACGGCCGCGACGGCGTCGGCGAGCGTCTCGTCGGGGCGCAGGCGGCCGGTGACGTTCGAGACCAGGTGCATCACCTCGGAGTAGCGGTCGATCCGCCGGTACTCCGCGACGTCGACGGAACCGTACTCACAGACCTTCCCGAGGTCGTTGCGTTCGAGGTCGACCAGCATCGCGTGTTCGGCGCGTTCCTTCTCGTCGGTCAGCAGGTCCGCCTCGAGTTCGTCGTCTTCCGCGGGCGTCTCGCCGCGCGGGCGCGTGCCGGCGATCGGCTCCGTTCGGACGAGATCACCGATGCGTTCGCCCTCTCCCTCTCGCGGACGCTGCCCGCTCGCGGATTCCGAGGTGCCGTGCACCTCGCGCTCGAGCAGGAGTTCGGGGCTCGCGCTCACCAGGTCGGCCGCCCGGAACTCGAGCAGCCCCGAGTAGGGCGCCGGGTTCACCCGCCGCAGGGCGTCGTAGGCCGCGACCGGGTGGACCGCGGCGGGGGCGACCAGGCGCTGAGAAATATTCGCCTGGAAGGTGTCGCCGTCGCGGATGTACTCCTTGACCCGATGGACGCGGTCGGCGAAGGCCTCGCGGCCGCAGTCGCTCTCGAAGGTTGCTTCCGGGGCCGAGACGGGCGGCTCGCCGATCGTCGGATCGCCCTCGCGGACGGCCCGGGCGAGGTCGAGCGCGCGGG
This window of the Natrinema salifodinae genome carries:
- a CDS encoding anthranilate synthase component I family protein, with protein sequence MSDPRVVTTLDSFRAAARGRAGDEASGRDATATRPGLRVPVEVRVSVADPFLVYRRARDGDGNAFLETTGGQAGWGYFGVDPVDRLTVGPDAVPRWRAGPDEEGDGQAPSLAALEGLLAGDRLARGDCDVPFPCGAVGWLSYDIARELEALPDSAVDDRGLPRLEVAVYDRLAAWEAPTDGDGDVTLRITACPRVDDPADGGEPTDADLEAAYERGRTRALDLARAVREGDPTIGEPPVSAPEATFESDCGREAFADRVHRVKEYIRDGDTFQANISQRLVAPAAVHPVAAYDALRRVNPAPYSGLLEFRAADLVSASPELLLEREVHGTSESASGQRPREGEGERIGDLVRTEPIAGTRPRGETPAEDDELEADLLTDEKERAEHAMLVDLERNDLGKVCEYGSVDVAEYRRIDRYSEVMHLVSNVTGRLRPDETLADAVAAVFPGGTITGAPKPRTMELIDELEATRRGPYTGSVGIFGFDGRATLNIVIRTLVRQADEYHLRVGAGIVHDSDPDSEYDETLAKARALLAAVDEALGERAEMGLESAEDGVDADETGPNAGGESND